A genomic segment from Variovorax paradoxus B4 encodes:
- a CDS encoding type II secretion system F family protein, whose protein sequence is MTLSPNQLAVLSLALLALGLMAGAGALIAAELRRARSGKVIGRAIHQVVEAPDLSKAPADVEGEAGASTKSDIELPFHWLDSRLGRTLVADEDRNLIDQCGLSSKRAQLVFLVARVFLALLLPFLAYLLWSAGHSQRTVVIVLAAAFAIGFMAPKWVLGRFAATRRERANQELPLFIDLLRLLQGVGLSLDQSLQIMASDFSHVLRVLGYELTLANNQYSRGRSREHSLQRLATLHKNENLRGLVSLLVQVDRHGGAVQEPLRIFSDRLREHRRSEMKEKIGKITVKMTAVMVSTLMPALVIVTAGPGFIAIFRSLGAVAK, encoded by the coding sequence ATGACGTTGTCGCCCAATCAACTCGCCGTTCTTAGCCTGGCGTTACTCGCGCTAGGGCTCATGGCAGGAGCAGGCGCACTGATTGCGGCCGAACTGCGTCGCGCGCGCAGCGGAAAGGTTATCGGCCGCGCCATTCATCAAGTCGTGGAAGCTCCGGACCTGTCGAAAGCTCCCGCCGATGTGGAGGGAGAGGCTGGCGCCTCGACGAAGTCCGATATCGAGCTACCGTTCCACTGGCTCGATTCACGGCTCGGCCGGACGCTCGTGGCAGATGAAGACCGCAATCTCATCGACCAGTGTGGTCTTTCCTCGAAGCGGGCGCAATTGGTCTTCTTGGTGGCCCGTGTCTTTCTTGCGCTCCTTCTTCCATTTCTCGCCTATCTTCTATGGAGCGCGGGCCATTCACAGCGCACCGTCGTTATCGTCCTTGCGGCCGCGTTCGCCATTGGCTTCATGGCGCCGAAATGGGTGCTCGGCCGTTTTGCTGCCACGCGGCGCGAGCGGGCGAATCAGGAGCTTCCGCTCTTTATCGATTTGCTGCGCCTTCTCCAAGGCGTTGGGCTGAGCCTGGACCAGAGCCTGCAGATCATGGCCAGCGACTTCTCGCACGTGCTGCGCGTGCTCGGCTACGAGCTGACCTTGGCCAACAACCAGTACAGCCGCGGTCGCAGCCGCGAGCACTCGTTGCAGCGCCTCGCGACCTTGCACAAGAACGAGAACCTCCGAGGGCTCGTGTCCTTGCTGGTGCAGGTCGACAGGCACGGCGGCGCCGTGCAGGAACCGTTGCGCATCTTCAGCGACCGGCTGCGCGAGCACCGGCGTTCCGAAATGAAGGAAAAAATCGGGAAGATCACGGTGAAGATGACCGCCGTCATGGTGTCCACGCTGATGCCGGCGCTGGTCATCGTCACGGCAGGACCGGGCTTCATCGCGATATTCCGATCACTGGGAGCTGTCGCCAAATGA
- a CDS encoding tetratricopeptide repeat-containing protein, whose translation MKTLDFCMCSPAVRRLLAFASAGAVVLVFTGCTSIKDQYAASADAQQRMAAEAAADTKAGATVDTQATYLKLVEQMQKEDLWFASLAHIDALERRWGVSPESTRVRAEALRQTGQATAAEASYKRLMGTPLEGAGYRGLGLLAGARSNYPEAVQFLRQAQHRAPTDALLLSDLGYAQLRAGSIDEARLPLMQALQLRPDSAQAQANLALYLELSNQQEQAAAMMDANRMSPAARLAIKEAAQQLRRGGAVTATSALATGMTVRDEVAPPLVLKASRSSNMIGVRTAIQSNPAANAPSTTLSPISTSRGTP comes from the coding sequence ATGAAAACGCTGGACTTTTGCATGTGCTCGCCCGCCGTGCGTCGCCTGCTGGCTTTCGCCTCCGCAGGCGCCGTGGTTCTCGTCTTCACCGGCTGCACGAGCATCAAGGATCAGTACGCCGCCAGTGCGGACGCGCAACAACGCATGGCCGCCGAAGCGGCTGCGGACACGAAGGCAGGGGCGACCGTAGACACCCAAGCGACCTATCTCAAGCTCGTCGAGCAGATGCAGAAGGAAGACCTGTGGTTTGCCTCGCTCGCGCACATCGACGCACTCGAACGACGGTGGGGCGTATCGCCCGAGTCCACACGCGTGCGCGCGGAAGCGCTGCGCCAAACGGGGCAGGCCACCGCTGCCGAAGCTTCCTACAAGCGGCTGATGGGTACACCGCTTGAGGGGGCCGGTTACCGTGGATTAGGACTCCTGGCCGGAGCGCGCAGCAACTACCCCGAAGCTGTGCAGTTTCTGAGACAAGCCCAGCACCGAGCGCCAACAGATGCCTTGCTGCTGAGCGACCTGGGCTATGCCCAATTGCGTGCGGGCTCGATCGACGAAGCCCGGCTTCCGCTGATGCAGGCTCTGCAGCTTCGCCCTGACAGTGCACAGGCACAGGCCAATCTTGCGCTGTATCTCGAACTCAGCAATCAGCAAGAGCAGGCGGCCGCCATGATGGATGCGAACCGGATGTCTCCCGCCGCACGTCTGGCGATCAAGGAGGCCGCGCAGCAACTCCGTCGTGGCGGTGCTGTGACTGCCACCTCAGCCCTCGCTACCGGGATGACAGTCCGCGACGAAGTTGCTCCGCCACTCGTGCTCAAGGCCTCGCGCTCGTCCAACATGATTGGTGTGCGCACCGCCATTCAGTCGAATCCAGCAGCAAACGCCCCCTCGACAACCCTGTCACCGATCTCGACTTCGCGAGGTACACCATGA
- a CDS encoding DUF3613 domain-containing protein, producing METTQATPKASTNPPQNEAANAEDAEELDYAPLQVGDATQGLLAWQRSGDIASKTPRPIGGSVAQRSYERYLKSFEFPIPERLSSTVKTTAGSGGAK from the coding sequence GTGGAAACCACGCAGGCCACGCCTAAAGCGTCGACCAATCCGCCTCAGAACGAAGCCGCGAACGCAGAGGATGCCGAGGAGCTTGACTATGCGCCGCTACAAGTGGGTGACGCCACCCAAGGCTTGCTGGCTTGGCAGCGCAGTGGCGATATCGCGTCCAAAACACCGCGCCCCATCGGGGGAAGCGTGGCGCAGCGTAGCTATGAACGCTATCTGAAGAGTTTCGAGTTTCCGATACCGGAACGTTTGAGTTCGACGGTCAAGACCACCGCCGGTAGCGGCGGCGCAAAGTAA
- a CDS encoding TadE/TadG family type IV pilus assembly protein: MKTIRALSPRRQRGVYAIEFAVVFMVFFSILYAVICYGMLFAFRLGLQNAAEDGARAALQYQSSLEDRRKHAADVATSQSNWMPQVVKPTVSAQICRVEGVNQCSPITCGPSWSQRCQVEVLVQANNLGSLLPPLPSFAVPTQIAGKASMLLELR; encoded by the coding sequence ATGAAGACCATCCGCGCACTCTCACCACGCCGCCAGCGCGGCGTGTATGCAATTGAGTTCGCGGTGGTGTTCATGGTCTTCTTCAGCATCCTCTATGCCGTCATCTGCTACGGGATGCTGTTCGCGTTCCGGCTCGGCCTGCAGAACGCGGCCGAAGACGGCGCGAGAGCGGCGCTTCAATATCAGAGCAGTCTGGAGGACCGAAGAAAGCACGCAGCAGATGTCGCAACCTCTCAAAGCAACTGGATGCCGCAAGTAGTGAAGCCCACCGTGTCGGCACAGATCTGTCGAGTTGAAGGAGTCAACCAATGCTCCCCTATCACTTGCGGACCGTCATGGAGCCAACGATGCCAAGTCGAAGTTCTCGTACAAGCCAACAACCTTGGATCGCTGCTGCCTCCTTTGCCGAGCTTCGCCGTGCCGACCCAGATCGCCGGCAAAGCGAGCATGCTGCTTGAGTTGAGGTGA
- a CDS encoding TadE/TadG family type IV pilus assembly protein: MSATSIRLRTRTTALGLQRGVAAIEFAFVFVFLFLVMYGLVTFGAIFYTQQAVSRAAEDGARAAMLLPQPPDQESVRQVVFDSLARSLVVPISFNADMASRKTWLSTNVTVTPCSATPGATSCVVTVTYLYKNNRILPSVSLLDTSWVPDNLRSSATAALRPS, from the coding sequence ATGTCCGCCACAAGCATCCGACTGCGTACCAGAACCACCGCTCTCGGCCTCCAGCGCGGTGTTGCCGCTATCGAGTTCGCCTTCGTTTTCGTATTTCTCTTTCTTGTGATGTACGGACTGGTGACCTTTGGCGCGATCTTCTACACGCAGCAAGCCGTCTCACGCGCCGCAGAAGATGGCGCACGCGCGGCGATGCTGCTGCCGCAACCACCGGATCAGGAGAGCGTTCGCCAAGTCGTTTTCGATTCGCTTGCGCGCTCACTTGTCGTTCCCATCTCCTTCAATGCCGACATGGCCAGCAGAAAGACTTGGCTCTCTACCAACGTCACGGTCACCCCTTGCTCGGCCACGCCGGGCGCTACGAGTTGTGTAGTGACTGTCACCTACCTCTATAAGAACAATCGCATCCTGCCTTCTGTGTCGTTGCTGGATACCAGTTGGGTGCCGGACAACTTACGGAGCAGCGCCACCGCGGCGCTTCGACCGTCGTGA
- a CDS encoding TadG family pilus assembly protein — MTTRSIAAFRQAAHRRNRGSVLINTAIALSLIIITLVGTELGYLFYMKREFQKSADLAALAGAQSIQPDSCVDAISAAINNASQNLPTGFALTASDITCGRWDPSLRPTAPHFGAPIGGEKFNAVRVSISRAPPLLLSGISGNQGKTISVEALAALRDPAALLSIRSTLLTVDSTRSALLNSVFGGLLGGGSLAIGIGGWQGLVDTNIKLLTFVDQLGIDLGIGVGKYDQVLGTDVSVGVLIKAMIHALEKSGSTATAAIQALGLIQLAAEASPVVVKLGDLLGVQTGSTAAGLNADLQLFQLIQGVVQIANGKNALVASIPLAVPGALTVTTNLRVIEPPQVSAIGNPALAKLDPTGPNQIYVRTAQIRTLVSIELPALNGVSNLVNAVTTLISPVTDLLNSLLSLKLDVLADVLSCLIACTKDVTDVDILPAPLRLDINLDAGGGESRVTDFSCPAAAKTLVTQTTTAAATLRIGKMGDSAEDAKNKVFASNAPPAVSSVPIIDIGSLKCTRLLVGLIPVSCDEAHRKAFYGGGLGIKAEIPVAETTAAQVFSDPPDLADLERETPYLPVSSQNIVNSLSSTLEGLNLLNPIPPTGSPNGGLQSVLTALTNVLGTVIDVLQGVISGVLTPLLDPLVNTLLRDVLGTNLAQTEVGSRLTCAGSAELVY; from the coding sequence ATGACTACGAGATCCATCGCCGCCTTCCGCCAAGCAGCGCACCGACGCAATCGAGGTTCGGTCCTCATTAACACTGCAATTGCGTTGAGCTTGATCATCATCACATTGGTCGGAACGGAATTGGGTTACCTCTTCTACATGAAACGCGAGTTTCAGAAATCTGCGGACTTGGCAGCGCTGGCCGGAGCACAGTCGATTCAGCCGGACAGCTGTGTTGATGCCATTTCCGCTGCAATCAATAACGCTTCGCAGAATCTGCCAACGGGCTTTGCGCTCACTGCCTCGGACATAACATGCGGGCGCTGGGATCCGTCGCTACGGCCTACTGCACCTCACTTCGGCGCTCCCATTGGTGGCGAGAAATTCAATGCGGTTCGCGTCAGCATCTCGCGAGCACCACCGCTTCTTCTCTCCGGAATCTCGGGAAATCAAGGCAAGACGATTAGTGTCGAAGCGCTCGCTGCACTGCGAGATCCCGCCGCATTGCTGTCGATTCGCAGCACCCTCTTGACTGTAGACTCGACGCGTTCGGCCTTACTGAATAGTGTCTTTGGTGGTCTTCTCGGCGGTGGAAGCCTCGCCATTGGAATCGGAGGGTGGCAAGGACTCGTCGATACGAATATCAAGTTGCTCACATTCGTGGACCAACTCGGCATCGACCTTGGCATCGGTGTCGGCAAGTACGACCAAGTTCTTGGCACGGACGTCAGTGTCGGCGTTCTGATCAAGGCAATGATCCACGCGCTAGAGAAAAGCGGCAGTACGGCAACCGCAGCAATCCAGGCGCTCGGCCTGATTCAACTCGCCGCAGAAGCCTCACCGGTCGTTGTCAAGCTTGGAGATTTGCTCGGTGTGCAGACCGGTTCAACGGCCGCCGGGCTCAATGCCGACCTTCAATTGTTTCAGCTGATTCAGGGAGTCGTTCAGATTGCGAACGGCAAGAATGCGCTGGTGGCCAGCATCCCTCTCGCCGTTCCGGGCGCCTTGACGGTCACGACCAATCTGAGGGTTATCGAACCTCCTCAAGTCTCTGCCATTGGTAATCCTGCGCTGGCCAAACTTGATCCTACCGGCCCCAATCAAATCTATGTGCGAACAGCTCAGATTCGGACATTGGTTTCCATTGAGTTGCCTGCGCTCAATGGTGTGTCGAATCTGGTCAATGCGGTAACGACGCTGATCTCGCCCGTCACAGATCTTCTGAATAGCTTGTTGAGTCTGAAGCTGGATGTCCTTGCCGACGTTCTTAGTTGCCTGATCGCATGCACGAAAGACGTCACTGACGTTGATATCCTTCCTGCACCACTGCGCCTGGACATCAACCTCGATGCAGGAGGTGGCGAGTCTCGCGTCACGGATTTCAGCTGCCCTGCCGCGGCCAAGACTCTGGTGACCCAAACAACAACAGCAGCAGCCACGCTTCGCATCGGGAAAATGGGGGACTCTGCCGAAGATGCCAAGAACAAGGTCTTTGCATCAAATGCTCCACCGGCCGTGAGTTCTGTTCCCATAATCGACATCGGGTCTCTCAAGTGCACTCGCCTTCTGGTTGGCCTAATTCCTGTGTCCTGCGACGAGGCACATCGCAAAGCCTTTTATGGCGGCGGGCTCGGGATCAAAGCGGAAATACCTGTTGCTGAAACGACTGCAGCACAGGTCTTTTCAGACCCACCAGATCTCGCGGATCTGGAACGTGAGACGCCATACCTCCCCGTTTCATCGCAGAACATCGTTAATAGCTTGAGCTCCACCCTTGAGGGACTCAATCTTCTGAATCCCATTCCACCAACAGGAAGCCCCAATGGGGGCTTGCAAAGCGTACTTACGGCCCTGACCAATGTCCTGGGTACAGTCATTGACGTCTTGCAGGGCGTGATATCCGGCGTGCTTACCCCCTTGCTCGATCCGCTCGTCAATACTCTGCTTCGTGATGTGCTTGGAACAAACTTGGCACAAACCGAAGTGGGCTCGCGACTGACATGCGCCGGTAGTGCCGAGCTTGTTTACTGA
- a CDS encoding sigma 54-interacting transcriptional regulator, giving the protein MSSPSNFDELDLFVWEGKADILDRIARCMASFDVEVIRADGLPPPQQDRGTALRPSVAILSVTVIDSGGLAHATELLQGMPVIWVAAASRERDSRTYPPEYLHVLPYDFTCAELRTMVAKLVRQLRARDVAPQAPDVLVAHSDAMKSLLAEVTAFADCNHSVLVRGETGVGKERIAQQLHLGHQHYSKGAFVAVNCGAIPDGLFESLFFGHTKGSFTGAVHAHRGYFEQATGGTLFLDEIGDLPRYQQVKLLRVLEDNAVTRLGATAPIRVDFRLVAATNRNLREMVASGEFRADLFYRLAVIELHVPSLEERGEIDKIAIFKALLANVLGDELETLGETPHWLSDAVAETYFPGNVRQLRNLAERVGVIARQLHSWDQNLIQRAIALTRGTPTLAAGAAERNGHGGGTMNGVALDSNGDRKGWNSSERNRIIAALEINDWKRQDTAQHLGISRKVLWEKMRKYQILDGEPGIPEDV; this is encoded by the coding sequence ATGAGCTCCCCCTCCAACTTCGACGAACTCGACCTCTTTGTCTGGGAAGGCAAGGCCGACATCCTCGACCGTATCGCGCGGTGCATGGCGAGCTTCGACGTGGAGGTGATCCGGGCCGATGGTTTGCCGCCGCCGCAGCAGGACCGCGGCACTGCGCTTCGGCCTTCGGTTGCCATCCTCAGTGTCACGGTGATCGACAGCGGTGGCCTGGCGCACGCCACCGAGCTGCTGCAGGGCATGCCGGTGATCTGGGTGGCGGCGGCCTCGCGGGAGCGGGATTCGCGCACGTATCCGCCCGAGTACCTGCACGTGCTGCCCTACGACTTCACCTGCGCCGAGCTGCGCACAATGGTGGCCAAGCTGGTTCGGCAGCTGCGCGCGCGCGACGTGGCGCCGCAGGCGCCCGATGTGCTGGTGGCGCATTCGGATGCGATGAAATCGCTGTTGGCCGAAGTGACTGCCTTTGCCGATTGCAACCACAGCGTGCTGGTGCGCGGCGAAACGGGCGTGGGCAAGGAGCGCATCGCGCAGCAGCTCCACCTCGGGCACCAGCACTACAGCAAGGGCGCGTTCGTGGCGGTGAACTGCGGCGCGATTCCCGATGGCCTGTTCGAATCGCTCTTCTTCGGCCACACCAAGGGCTCGTTCACCGGCGCCGTGCATGCGCACCGCGGCTATTTCGAGCAGGCCACGGGCGGCACGCTGTTCCTCGACGAGATCGGCGATCTGCCGCGCTACCAGCAGGTGAAACTGCTGCGCGTGCTGGAAGACAACGCGGTCACGCGGTTGGGCGCCACGGCGCCGATCCGGGTCGACTTTCGGCTGGTGGCGGCCACCAATCGCAACCTGCGCGAGATGGTGGCAAGCGGCGAGTTCCGCGCCGACCTGTTCTACCGGCTCGCGGTGATCGAGCTGCACGTGCCCAGCCTGGAGGAGCGCGGGGAGATCGACAAGATCGCGATCTTCAAGGCGCTGCTGGCCAATGTGCTGGGCGACGAACTCGAGACGCTTGGAGAAACGCCGCACTGGCTCAGCGATGCGGTGGCGGAGACCTACTTTCCCGGCAACGTGCGGCAGCTGCGCAACCTGGCCGAGCGGGTGGGCGTGATTGCGCGGCAGCTGCACAGCTGGGACCAGAACCTGATCCAGCGCGCCATTGCGCTCACGCGCGGCACGCCGACGCTGGCAGCAGGCGCGGCGGAGCGCAACGGCCATGGCGGAGGCACCATGAACGGCGTGGCGCTCGACAGCAACGGCGACCGCAAGGGATGGAACAGCAGCGAGCGCAACCGCATCATCGCGGCGCTGGAGATCAACGACTGGAAGCGCCAGGACACCGCGCAGCACCTGGGCATCAGCCGCAAGGTGCTGTGGGAAAAGATGCGCAAGTACCAGATCCTCGACGGCGAGCCAGGCATCCCCGAGGATGTCTGA
- a CDS encoding TolC family protein produces the protein MMGSNVAGRRRTGPGVLCAVLCASFALPPGAIAQEAPAQLVPARRLSAPSLGAASYAQRVKQALIALSQDYPEVQTAQAAANTSSFGVDAAKKARYPRFKMGTASGTYNSGADNAKTENYTVLTAEARLSLIDGGAMNAAVRAAEAGNQADDEAVVTTSQKVVLDALTAYLQVQRFDLKKQIARKSTEVVAELSKAEARRVALGAAGENDLNMAAARRASVAARESDFQAQRDEALAKFNTYFRFTPNTDSLPVLAAPAFWRIASQEEALRRAEERSTEIAEAKGRVARAQALVDQQEASIWPTVDAVVVKSKDPRGVSPQDPTRAAFELNWNFGNGFDRQLRLKSALAEVANQEAKLEGVKLNLLELTSASWARTVSGRERERQLMEAVSTSGQAFRGRRRLMEFGRETLPAVLDAQLDYYNLLFDYVDAVFDLRITELRLARTTGELRIDPDASNAWIDRIFGPPNRPALSEDGLLTALCISSNAGCASEPVTDRGATATAANPPLRRAARLANR, from the coding sequence ATGATGGGCAGCAACGTGGCTGGCCGGCGCCGAACGGGCCCCGGTGTTCTTTGCGCAGTGCTGTGCGCGAGCTTCGCGCTTCCTCCTGGCGCCATCGCGCAGGAGGCGCCGGCGCAGCTTGTGCCGGCGCGCCGCCTTTCCGCGCCATCGCTCGGCGCCGCGAGCTATGCGCAGCGCGTGAAGCAGGCGCTCATTGCGTTGTCGCAGGACTACCCCGAAGTGCAGACCGCGCAAGCCGCCGCCAACACCAGCAGCTTTGGCGTGGATGCCGCCAAGAAGGCCCGCTACCCGCGCTTCAAGATGGGCACCGCGTCCGGCACCTACAACAGCGGCGCGGACAACGCCAAGACCGAGAACTACACCGTGCTGACCGCCGAGGCGCGCCTGAGCCTGATCGACGGCGGCGCCATGAATGCGGCGGTGCGTGCCGCCGAGGCCGGCAACCAGGCCGACGACGAGGCCGTCGTGACCACCTCGCAGAAGGTGGTGCTCGATGCGCTGACCGCCTACCTGCAGGTGCAGCGCTTCGATCTCAAGAAACAGATCGCGCGCAAGTCCACCGAGGTGGTGGCCGAGCTTTCGAAGGCCGAAGCCCGCCGCGTTGCGCTTGGCGCTGCCGGCGAGAACGACCTGAACATGGCGGCTGCGCGCCGCGCCAGCGTGGCCGCGCGCGAGTCCGACTTCCAGGCGCAGCGCGACGAGGCGCTGGCCAAGTTCAACACCTACTTCAGGTTCACGCCCAATACCGACTCGCTGCCCGTGCTGGCGGCGCCCGCGTTCTGGCGCATCGCTTCGCAGGAAGAGGCCTTGCGCCGTGCCGAGGAGCGCAGCACCGAAATCGCCGAAGCCAAGGGCCGCGTGGCACGCGCCCAGGCCCTGGTCGACCAGCAGGAGGCCAGCATCTGGCCGACCGTGGACGCGGTGGTCGTCAAGAGCAAGGACCCGCGCGGCGTGTCGCCGCAGGACCCGACGCGCGCGGCCTTCGAGCTCAACTGGAACTTCGGCAACGGCTTCGACCGCCAGCTGCGCCTGAAGTCGGCCCTGGCCGAAGTCGCCAACCAGGAAGCCAAGCTCGAAGGCGTGAAGCTCAATCTGCTGGAGCTCACCTCGGCCTCATGGGCGCGCACCGTGTCCGGACGCGAGCGCGAGCGGCAGCTGATGGAAGCCGTCAGCACATCGGGCCAGGCCTTTCGCGGGCGCCGCCGGCTGATGGAATTCGGCCGCGAAACACTGCCCGCCGTGCTCGACGCGCAGCTCGACTACTACAACCTGCTGTTCGACTACGTCGACGCCGTGTTCGACCTGCGCATCACCGAGCTGCGCCTCGCGCGCACCACCGGCGAACTGCGCATCGACCCCGATGCGAGCAATGCCTGGATCGACCGCATCTTCGGCCCGCCGAACCGCCCCGCCTTGAGCGAAGACGGCCTGCTCACCGCGCTGTGCATCTCGAGCAACGCAGGCTGCGCCAGCGAGCCTGTCACCGACCGCGGTGCCACCGCAACCGCGGCGAACCCGCCGCTGCGCCGGGCCGCACGGCTGGCGAACCGCTGA
- a CDS encoding HlyD family type I secretion periplasmic adaptor subunit, with protein MKSDLPQILQDEDQKRAAHTSPEGRRRQWVIGGVVAVLAVVGLGFPMETVVVAPGRVIPSDRVKSIQHLEGGIVSNVLVKEGDRVKQGQPLVEIDLGGSGLNFEELTARYAATQATRIRLMAESRGQPLKRESFAADIDESVLDGETGAYEARALEQRGVMAGAVSGLEGARSKLLEQQAKVKGLNDRLALMQKELEISEQLLNEKLVGQVEVLEKRRQVEGVRSELAVARQGAISASAAITEAQAKMAEAEGRFRRRASDELATVERQFASLNEDLARARTQRSRTMVKAPADGIVKGLRSASPGWVIKPGEAIMEVVPDKDEVMIEARLNPNDRGFVEVGQAARVKITAYDYLRYGAVEGKVTLVAADADRDPAIANSAPYYRILISTDQAYVGREENRVTAGMESEVDLKVGTDPFIWYILRPVLKLRREAFREP; from the coding sequence TTGAAATCAGATTTGCCGCAGATACTTCAGGACGAGGATCAGAAGCGCGCAGCGCACACATCGCCCGAGGGCAGGCGCCGCCAGTGGGTGATTGGCGGGGTGGTCGCGGTGCTGGCCGTTGTCGGCCTGGGCTTTCCCATGGAAACCGTGGTGGTGGCGCCGGGCCGCGTGATTCCGTCGGACCGCGTCAAGTCGATCCAGCATCTGGAAGGCGGCATCGTCAGCAACGTGCTGGTCAAGGAAGGCGACAGGGTCAAGCAGGGCCAGCCGCTGGTGGAGATCGACCTTGGCGGCAGCGGCCTCAATTTCGAGGAGCTCACCGCGCGCTATGCCGCCACCCAGGCCACCCGCATCCGGCTCATGGCCGAGAGCCGCGGCCAGCCGCTCAAGCGCGAGAGCTTTGCCGCCGACATCGACGAGAGCGTGCTCGACGGCGAGACCGGTGCCTACGAGGCGCGCGCGCTCGAGCAGCGCGGCGTGATGGCCGGCGCGGTGTCGGGCCTGGAGGGGGCGCGTAGCAAGCTGCTCGAGCAGCAGGCCAAGGTCAAGGGCCTGAACGACCGCCTCGCATTGATGCAGAAGGAACTCGAGATCTCGGAACAGCTGCTCAACGAAAAGCTGGTCGGACAGGTCGAGGTGCTTGAGAAGCGGCGGCAGGTCGAAGGCGTGCGAAGCGAGCTGGCCGTGGCACGCCAGGGTGCCATTTCCGCGAGCGCCGCCATCACCGAGGCGCAGGCCAAGATGGCCGAGGCCGAAGGCCGCTTCCGGCGCCGCGCGTCCGACGAACTGGCCACCGTGGAGCGCCAGTTCGCAAGCCTGAACGAAGACCTCGCGCGTGCACGCACCCAGCGCTCCCGCACGATGGTGAAGGCGCCCGCCGACGGCATCGTCAAGGGGCTACGCAGCGCCAGCCCGGGCTGGGTCATCAAGCCCGGCGAGGCCATCATGGAAGTGGTGCCCGACAAGGACGAGGTCATGATCGAGGCGCGCCTGAATCCGAACGACCGCGGCTTCGTCGAGGTCGGCCAGGCTGCGCGCGTGAAGATCACGGCCTACGACTACCTGCGCTACGGTGCGGTCGAAGGCAAGGTCACCCTGGTGGCCGCCGATGCCGACCGCGACCCGGCCATCGCCAACTCGGCGCCGTACTACCGCATCCTCATCAGCACCGACCAGGCCTACGTGGGGCGCGAAGAAAACCGCGTCACCGCCGGCATGGAGTCCGAGGTCGACCTGAAGGTGGGCACCGATCCGTTCATCTGGTACATCCTTCGTCCGGTGCTCAAGCTGCGGCGCGAAGCCTTCCGCGAACCATGA